From Candidatus Mycalebacterium zealandia:
AAACAGATTGAGGCGCTTTCCGGCTACACGCGATTTCCCGCCCTCGCGCTTGATATGCCTGGGCACGGAGGCTCATCTGGCGAGGCTATGACTTCAATGGAGGATTGCGCCGATTTTGTCTCCGGTTTTTGCCTCCAAGCCGGCATCTTGAACCCGATTCTTATAGGCCATTCAATGGGCGGAAGGATTGCCCAGATAATTGCGCTCGGCGGTGAAGTGAAGCCGCTCGCGTGCATGCTTGTTGCCACGGGGGTGCGCATAAGGGTTTCGCGCTGGTCTCTGAAAACCGTTCGCAATAACTACGAAAATTTCTGCGTGACCGCGGCGCAAAACGCTTTTGCTTCAGGCGCGAACGGGCGGACGAGGGATGTTTTTCTCAGGCGGCTTCTCGCTCAAGCCCCGCAGTCAGTCTATAACGACCTTCTCGCGTGCGACAATTTTGATATTTCAGACTTGGTCGGACGAATAGACGTTCCAACCGTGATTGTGGCGGGAAGCGATGACGTTCTCACCCCCGCAAAGCACACAAACTTTCTGCACTCAAAAATTAAGGGGTCAAAACTTTTCGTCATTGAGGGCGCGGGGCATTTTATGATGATGGAAAAACCGGACGAGTTTAACAAAACCGTCTTTGATTTTCTGAACCTGCTTTGACCGCGCTTTCGCGACCCTCTTTTGAGCTCGGGTTTTGTTTGGTAGAATAAGGGCTTAGAATCTATTTAAGATGAGGAGGACTGAACAATGAAAATTTCTCTTTTGGGAGGTACGGGAGACATAGCCGAAGGGCTTGTTCTGCGGTGGTCAAAAGCCGGCCACGAAATTTTTGTGGGCTCAAGAAATCAGGAAAAAGCCGACACCATTACGGCGGAATACATTGAAAAAATTAAAGCGCTCGGCGTTGAGCCGAAAGTTGTGGGTATGGAGAACGCGCAAGCCGCCGCGAGCTCGGAGGTGGTTGTCATAAGCATTCCGCCCGAATACGCCGCAGACACAATAGCGGGACTGAGTGACAGCATAACGGACCAGATTGTCATCACGCCTGTTGTGCCGATGGCAAAAGAGGGCAAATCATTTCTTTTTGTTCCGCCGTCTCATGGCTCAAGCGCGCTTGAAATAAAAGAGAAACTTCCGCCGTCCGCACGTCTTGTGAGCGCGTATCACAACCTTCCGGCGAAGGGACTCAGCGATGTGGATAAAGACCTTAACGCAGATGTTGTTATCTGCGGCGATGACGAAGAGGCGAAGGCGGTTGTGGCGAAACTCACCGAAGACCTTTCGGGACTTAGAACGCTTGACGCCGGGCCTCTTGAAATTTCACCGATGATAGAGGCGATTACTCCGCTGATTGTCAACCTCAACGTGCGCCACAAAAAACACTTTTCAGTGAAGTTTGTGGACTGATCAACTGGTTGTCCGGACAATTATCTTGCGTTCTCTGGGGCGGTTGTCGAAATCCACGAGAACAATTTGTTGCCATGTTCCAAGCAGCGGGCGCGAGTCCGCGAACGGGACGGAAAATGACGCTCCGAGCAACGCCGCCCTGACATGAGAGTGCCCGTTGCCATCTCCCCATCGCGCGTTGTGCGCGTATTCAATACCTTCGGGCGCAATGCGCTCAAACGCGGCTTTGAAGTCTGCAACGGCGCCGCTTTCAAACTCTATTGTGGTTATTCCCGCCGTTGAGCCGGGCGCGAACACGGTTGCCGTTCCTTCGGAAAAAGGGCACTCCGCCACAATCTCCCCCACTTGCGCGGTGATGTCTATGATGTCCGTGTTGCCTTGCGTGTTGACCGTGAAAGATTTTATTTCAGATGCCATTGCGCTCTCCGTTCCTCCCGTGATTGGGTAATATCTACAATTCTACTCTGAAACGGGAGAACAGTTATGGCGACAAAAAAAGATATTCAAAACACCGAAGCCCTGCTTGCCGAACTTACCGAATCCGACGGCGTTGCGGGTTATGAGCGCGATATTTCCGCTGTTATCAAAAGCCATTTTGACAAACTGGGGCGCGTTTCAAAGGACAGAATGGGCAGTCTGATTTGTGAAGTTGCGGGCAAGTCCGCTTCTCCGAGCATTATGCTTGCCGGACACATGGATGAAATCGGCTTTATGATTCGCGCCGTTACGCCGGACGGATTTTTAAAGTTCACGCCGCTCGGCGGCTGGTGGGATCAGGTGCTTCTTGCCCAGCGCGTAAAAATCAAAACTTCAAAAGGCGAGGTTAACGGTGTGATTGGCGCGAAACCGCCGCACTTGATTCCGCAGGACGAGCGTAATAAAACGGTTCAGAGGAAAAGCATGTATATAGACATCGGCGCATCATCGGAGAAGGATGTTGAGAAAATCGGAGTCAGAGTTGGCGACCCTGTTGTTCCGGTGAGCGAGTTTACAAAACTTGCCAAGGACGGCGTTTATATGGCAAAGGCGTTTGATGACAGAATAGGGTGCGCGGTTGTGATTTCGGCGCTTTCAGCGATTGGCAAGTCGCATCCGGGCACGGTTTACGGCGTTGCGACCGTTCAGGAAGAGGTTGGCGTGCGCGGAGCCACAACCAGCGTGGAAGCGGTTGATCCGGATGCGGCGATTATTCTTGAATCCGACATTTCCGGCGATGTGCCGGGCATAAGCAATGATGAGTCTTCCACAAAACTTGGCGGCGGCCCCTCGCTTCTGCTTTACGACGCAAGAATGATACCGAATCTGAAACTGCGCGACCTTGTTATTGACACGGCGAAAAAGGCGAAAATTCCGCTCCAATTTGCCACAATGGAAGGTGGCGCGACTGACGGCGCGGCAATACACTTGCACAAGCACGGCGTTCCAACTGTGGTTCTCGGCGTTCCCACGCGGCACATACACAGCCACAATTCAATAATTCAACGAAAGGATTTTGAAAACGCGGTCAAACTGCTTGTGGCGGTGGTGAAAAAGTTGGACGAAAAGACGGTGAAAGGGCTTGTGTAGTAGGGTGGTGTTGTTTTAGAATGATGTTTGAAGATTAACGGAAACTGCTGACTGATATGTCTTCTCTAAATACGGCAATTGTTCTCTCCGAGCAAGAAGAGAGCCAAGACTTGATTGCCATACGCCAAGCGAGTGTATGGGCTTCCCGATACCTTAACAAAAATGTAACTACTTCAAATATCTCTTATCTAATTCAATACGGAAGGATTAGCAGATATGGGGAGAACGGCACAACACTTGTGAGCAAGGCGGAACTTGTCCGTTACTACGAGGGGTTTCACGGCAACAGGGAAACGAATTGGAAAGAGAAACTCGGAGATGATTTGAATTGGCTTCTTTCTTTTGACTTTCTGAAAGAGAAAGACACAACGAAACATGTTCATCGGCTCCATCCGTATAAAGGGAAATTTATACCTCAGTTGGTTGAATATTTTCTGGACAGCAATACGGATGAGTTTAAGAGAGAGACCTTTTTTCAGCCCGGAGATATTGTTTTAGACCCGTTTTGTGGAAGTGGAACAACGCTTGTTCAGGCAAACGAACTTGGTATGCACGCGATTGGCATTGATGTTTCGGCTTTTAACGCTTTGATTTCCAATGCGAAAGTGTCAAAGCACAACCTTAACAAACTACAAAAAGAAATTGACGAAATCCGACTCTCTTTTGAACGAAGAATTAAGCGGTCAAAGAATAGAAATTTTGAACAAGAACTTTTGGAAGAGTTAAACATCTTCAATAGCAAGTATTTCCCATCGCCTGATTTTAAGAAAAATGTCAGAACGGGTGAGATCAATGAGAAGGTCTATTGTTTTGAAAAAGAAAAAGAGTTTATGCCGATTTTTGACAAATTGGTTAAGCGGTACCGTCTGCAAATTGAACAGAAGAAAAACAGTCGCTTTTTAGAAAAATGGTTCTTAAAACCTGTCAGGAATGAAATTGAGTTTTTGTTTAAGCAAGTTGGAAAAGTTCAAGACAAACAGATTAGAGCGATTTTAGGGATTGCCCTCAGTCGTACTGTTCGCTCTTGTAGAGCAACAACGCATGCAGATTTGGCGACACTGAAAAGTCCCGTAACAAAACCTTACTATTGCAGAAAACACGGCAAAATTTGCAAGCCGTTGTTTTCTGTCAATTCTTGGTGGAATAGATACAGCGAGGATACAGTAAACAGACTGAAAGAATTTGAAGATTTGCGCACGCAAACCAGCCAAATTTGTTTGCAAGGAGATTCAAGAAAACTCAACTTGGCAAGCACTTTGTCAAAACGGAGAAAACATCTCGCCGAGCGGGTAAAAAAAGATGGAGTAAAGGGTATATTCACAAGTCCGCCTTATGTTGGTTTAATTGACTACCACGAACAACACGCTTACGCATACGACCTTTTTGCTTACGACAGAAATGACGGACTTGAAATAGGTCCTTTGTCGAAAGGGCAGGGGGCATTAGCAAGACAAAGTTATATTGAATCAATCGCGGAAGTTTTGTGTAACTGTAGAAAATATCTTGTTGATGATTTTAATGTTTTTATCGTTGCAAATGATAAATACAATTTGTATCCGTCAATCGCCGGACTTGCTGATATGCAAATAGTAAAAAGGTATAAACGCCCCGTTCTTAACCGGACAGAGAAGGATAAGGCGGCGTATTCGGAAATCATTTTTCATTTAAAGAGTGTTGAATAAATGAGTTTATCTGAAGAGAAAAAAGAAGAAATCAAAACTCTTATAAGTGAGATAATTGAAAAGAAATTAGAGAAATATAGCCCAGAGTCTTCATACATGCCTTTTTTAACGTGTCTATTGCAAGATAGTAAAAGAGTGGCTTCTTATTCTTTTACTCATTCTCTAGCAACATCTCTCGGAACATCTTTTTATGAGCAAGTCTCAACAATCATTCTTAACAACTGTTGCGATGAAGTTTGTCGTCAATATCCCATAAAGGGTGATATTTCTAAGTCTCAAAAGACAGAAATTGATAGTATTGTGACAGGATTAGGTAATGGGCAGAGAACTCCTAACATAGAGAAAGAAACTAATGAAGTCCTTCGAGTACAATCTACAAACGGCAACCCCCAAGACGATGGAAGAATTGCAGATTTGTATATGAAACGGGATGGTGAAGAACATTTTTTTGAAATTAAAACTGCAAAGCCAAATAAGGGAGGATTTAAGTCCTTCAAAATCCAATTACTTGAGTGGGTTGCAAGAAAGCAGAAAAAAGTCAAAGTTTATCTTGCTATTCCATATAACCCTTATCATCCAAAGCCCTACGAACGTTTTACGATGAAAAAGTATTTTAAACTTGGTGAAGATGCTTTGGTAGGTGAACAATACTGGACATTTATTGGAGGTGAAGGCACATATGAAGATTTATTGGAAGTTTTTGACGAGATTGGAAAATTTTACAAGAAAAAAATATCAGTCAAACTCAAAGAAGTTTCACGAGTTAATGTAATTTCTTAGTTCGATTTTCCGATGTCGATCCGATAGCGTGCTAGATGGAATTGTCTCCAATCCGAATTGCGATGTTTACTATCTGCGTTTCTGTTAAGGATAGGGTCGGGGATTATCTGTTTTCTTCTTGGATCATTATCTGCTTGTCAATAGGAATGTTAAACAGGCCTGCTATACTGTGAATTTCCCTAGATGTGACCGGATGCATTTCAATATAATCTCTTATAAAATCTGTTAATATCCTAGTGGCAAACGGATTGTTAGAAAATATTTTTTTCATTTTCTTTATTTCCTCGAAATCCAGTCTTTTTTCAAACCATTGATGGATAAAAAAGTTTATCAGTTTTGAGGCCGGGGTGTTGAGTTTTCCATTGACTCTATCTGCAATTGAGAGAACATTTTCTGATCCAAGTGAAAGAGAAATTTTTTTCATGAATCCAAAAGTCACAACATAGCCGAGATAAGCCATGAGTCTTGCAAGTATTTCCTTTTCAGACTGTGTTTTGTTCTTCTTTTTGAGTTTTGCAATTTCTTCTGCTAATAGGTCTATATCTGTTTCTGCAAGTAGATTATGAAAGTTTCCCAGCATTCTCAACCCTAGGTTTTGTCCTTCTGTGAATATCTGTATTTGTTTTGTAGTTTGCAGAGAGCCATATCTATTTCTTAATATTTGCCCCAGTATTTCTATTGTTTTAATTCCCTGATGTAGTTTAGATGCTGTGTCTGCAGCATCTTCTTCACCACTATCTTTTTCACAATCTTCTTTTCTTTCTTTTTCATCTTTCGTTTCCCATCTTCTTTCCCTCTCCTCTTTATAATTGGCAGATTCGAGTTGAGGTGTTTTAAATGACTCTATTACATCTTGTATGAAAGAAACGCTTTCTTTGTTAAGGCTGGCAGGCGGTTCATTTTCGTACAAACTAAGTGCTGTTAATATTATCTCATCTAAAACTGAGTCTTCTTTGCTATGATGTGAGACAAAAACCATTATGTTTGCATAATCTTTATTGTGTAATTTAGAGCAAAGATGAGTGATTGTACATTTTATTTTTTTATCCGATATGTTTTCTGCCAAATATTTTGATACAAAGTAATAGTATATGTATTCGTATTTGAAACAGTATTGTCCTGAATTATCAATAGAAAGTAATTTCCCTTTTTTCAATTTGTCAATTATTTCTATAAAGGATGTTTTTGTTGGAGGGAATTTTTCAGAATAAGATTGGTTGAATGATTCAAGGATTTGTTTTGATATTGTTTTATTTTGTTGACGGAAAATAAAATAAGAAAGCTCTGTTAGATAGTTCAAGTACAAATCTATTTTTTGTTGAGGAATTTTAGCTGTTTGATTCAGGCAACCAAATACTAAAAACTGATAATAATGTCCATATGAAGTCAAGTTGAGTTCCTGATGTGAAGTACCAATTTCTTTCATTCGGAGTATTAGAATGATAAAAAGTGGGCGTGCAGGAATTATTGTTTTGCCTAGAATTGAGTCGATGTTGGTTTTGTATATGTCAGATTGTTTTATAAACTCACTGTTGGATTCGTATTCTTGATTCTCTCCAATTAGTAGCCATTTTTCTATAAGTTGCGCTCTTAATCTATGTCCAAACGGCTTGATTTGGTAGTGTTCAAACTTTGATATTTCTTTGCTCGTCTTGAGCTGGTGTTCGGCTATGTTATAAGTATTATTTATGGATATTATTAGACCGTATGATTTTTCATCTATTTGTTGCAAGATTTGATCGCGACTTTCTTGATCTATTTTTGCAAGGTGCCAATCGTCAATAATGATTAATTTTCCTCTGTTGTCTTCTGTAAAGTTTGAAAATGTCTTTCCTATGTATTGATGTGTGAAACATTCGCTAATTATTTTATCAATATTCGTGTTTTTAATGTCTTTTCCTTTTATGAATATAGGAAGAGTATTAAGGTTGTGTAAATCTTGAAATAGTGTTTTTAGTAGAGATGTTTTTCCAATTTGTTCTTCTCCTTCTAGTGCGATTTTCATTTTTGAACAATTTTCTACTTCAATCAATTTCCTGGATGATATTGAAGATGTTGTTTCTTGATTTTGTTTGTGTGAAATATAGTCCTCAACCGACGGATACACAAATAAGTCATTTAAATTTATTTCTTCTTTTTTGGGATGGGTTATACCAACACCAATATCGTTGATGAATTCATTTTTAAAAGACTCATTGATTGTGAAACATGACTCATCTTCTATGTCAAAAACAGCCCTTTCTATCCCACATCTTATGTCTTCCCAAGCTTCATCTGTGTTTTCCCATGTATTAATAGCTTGACCATCTTTGGGTAGTGCAAGGGGTATTTTTAATTTCGGCTCATTTTTCCAATCGCAAGGTCGTAGAATTATAGGAATTAATTTTTTCTTGTTTGTGTTCTCTTTTGCTAGGTTGAAGGATTCTTCCAATTCTTTGATGCATTCTTCAGAATCAAGAAAATCAGGACTGACGAGAAATAAAATAATATCAGAGTTTACTATATTTTCTTTAATTTTTTCAGAAATGTTGCTACCAGGAACTATTTTTCTGTCATGCCAACTATCTATCATTCCCTTTCTTTTCATAGTGGCAAGCCTTTTTTCAAGTTCTTTGCTATATTGCTCGTCTTTGTGGCAGTAACTATGGAATAGTTTTTTAGGATTGCTTTTTTGATCTATACTAGGACTATTCATATCTAAATACACTTCTTCATTTTTTCTTCCCAAACGGGTCTTTCTTTTCAGGATGCCAAAGTTTGAAATGGTCTTTATGTAAATCCGTATAAGCCCCCGGCGGGTAGAACTTGTCGTAGAAATCCAAATCAAGATGGTGCGCCTGAACCATAAACCGCAAAAACATCGGGTCTGAAAACGCGGGGAAGCGTCCGTATGTTTCGTAAATATAGTTGCAGATGTCTTTCACAACCGCGATTTCATCTTTGCCCGGGCGCGGGGTTTGGTCATAAACTCCCTGCGGGTTTGTGTAGGGCATGTTTTTCTTTTCCCAGTTGCTCCATTTCATGTCGTTGAATGCTTCAACCGCTTCGCCCATGTCCTTGTAATACGGTGGGCAAAAGCCGTGAAAAAGCCCGTCTTTGCCGACCGCCACCGGATTTGGGTTTGCCGTTTCGCCTTTCGGTTCGGGGGTTGTGAAAGTGAAGCCCAGTCCTTCAAAATCGTCCGACATCCCAAGAACAAACGGGCTCGCGAACCCGCTGAAAAGCCAGCCGCCGAGACCCAAAGTCTGCAGAGTCAGAACCATGTTCTGCCCCATAAACGCCTGCTCGGCGATGAACCCGTTGGCGAAACGCAGTTCGGCTTCAATGAGCGGCATTGTTTTGTCTTTGTCTATGAAGCCGTTTTTTATCCATTTTTCGGTTCCGGGCGGCTTCATTGCGCGCAACTCATCGGCGAAATTGAACCTGTGCCCCTCGCGCATATAGAAGAAATAAAGGTTGATTATGCACGAAGTCAGGTCGGTTACGGGCATAAAAACCGTTGTTCCGGGTTTATTCACATTCCACAGGTTGTGAACGGCAAGTCCCGGAGGTCTGTCGGGAATATCGGCTCTGCCATCTCCGATTTTGACTTTTGACTCCCTGAACAGACGGACAATTTCATCAACCCTTTTTTCAAGCGGCATAGCTTCCAGCCCCTTAAAATCTTCGGCTTTTTTGTCGTGCATCTTTATCATGTATGAGCCGTCATCATTTGTGTAAAACAGCTCCGTTCTGTGCACGTCTCCCAGCGCGGGAATGGTTTTACTTGTGAACTGGACTTCAAGATCAAGCCCCATATGAGGTGGAAAATCGGACAGGTTTATGTTTTTTATTCCAAGCCCCGTCCAGATGATTATGGCTTCCTCAAGTTCGGAAAGGGGCTCCGGTTTATGCCCGGATTTATACTCAAGCGGCCCCTCGGAGATTTCCATTCCCAACCCGAACCGCCGCGAGCGTCTCTCAAACACGGTGTCAAAAAAGCCGTGCCTTATCGCTTTTTTCAAGCCGTCCGGATACTTACCCATTGCGCCTCAAAGTGTATAGGAAAAACCCTCAGGTCAAAAACGCGCCGCGCCCGTGATAGATTATTTTCCGTGCCACCGATACCGATATTGAAAAATATGGAGCGCCACGGAGGAAAATCCGCGCTCACGGATTCAGATGGCGAGCATTCCCACTCCGAACTTCTGGAGATGTCCGCGCAAGCGGCGGGAGCGTTCCTGCGGTTTTGCGGCACAGACGACCTGAGCGAGCGGCGGGTGGCGTTTATGTTGCCCAAAAGCGCCGGGTATGCGGCTCTCAAACTTGGAATATGGCGGGCGGGCGGGGTTTGTGTTCCGCTTTGCGTCTCCCATCCGCCGGCGGAGATAGCATATGTGGTTGATGACTCCGCTCCGTCTCTGGTTGTGTGCCATCCCTCTTTCAGGGAGAAAATTGAACCAATCTGTTCTGAAAAAGGCGTTGTTTTCGCTCTGAGCGATGAGTTTTTTCAGTTTCCTTCCGCACGCGCATTTCCTGATTTTCCTTTGTCGCGCCGCGCCATGATGATATACACAAGCGGAACAACGAGCCGCCCAAAGGGCGTTGTAACGACCCACTCAAACATTGACGCTCAGATAAACGCGATGCTCCAAGCATGGGAATGGACTGACGCTGACAGGGTTTTGAATGTTCTGCCGCTTCACCATCTTCACGGCATACTGAATCTGTTGCTGTGTCCGCTCAGCGCCGGAGCTTTGTGCGAAATGGCGGATTTTGACCCGGGCGCGGTCTGGGAGCGATTTCGGCGCGGGGGGATAACGGTTTTTATGGCGGTACCGACCGTTTACGCTAAACTGGCGCAGTTCTGGGAAAACGCGCCTGCGGACGACCGAAAAGATATGAGCCGGGCGTGCGCGGCGATGCGGCTTATGGTTTCCGGCTCTGCGGCTCTTACGGTCAGGCTTTCCCTCAAGTGGCGTGACATAAGCGGGCACACGCTTCTTGAGCGCTACGGAATGACCGAAACGGGAATGATTCTTTCAAACCCTCTCAAAGGGAAAAGAAAGCCCGGCTTTGTCGGCAAACCCATGCCCGGCGTGCGCGCGAAGCTTTTCACCCCGGAGGGCGCCCCCGCGCACCCCGGAGAACAGGGCGAGGTACGGGTGAAGGGCGCGGGCGTTTTCCTTGAGTATTGGAACAATTCCCGGGCAACCCGGGGCGCATTTTTAGATGGCTGGTTCAAAACGGGCGACATGGCTGCACTTGATTCCGAAGGTGATTTTCAGATGTTTGGCAGAGAGTCCGTGGACATAATCAAATCTGGAGGCTACAAGATTTCCGCGCTTGAAGTGGAGAGGGAAATTCTTGAAAAAAACGGGGTTGCCGCCTGCGCGGTTGTTGGAGTCGAAGATGGGGTCTGGGGGCAGAGAGTCGCCGCCGTGGTTGCGCTTGAAAACGGCAAATCCCTTTCTTTGACAGAGTTAAAACAGTGGCTTGAGCCGCGCCTCGCACCTTATAAAATTCCCTCTCTGCTTGAAAATGTTGACGAACTTCCCGTGAACGCTCTGGGAAAGGTTCAAAAGCCCGAACTTGTGAAAATCTGGGAGGGAGAGATTTGAGCGTCATAGACCCCGCGCGGCATTTTGACCGCGACAGGGCGGAGGGCTATGACCGCAGGGTGCGCTATCTGATTCCCGGCTACTCCGTTATTCACGAGTTGTCCAAATCTCTTCTTGAAAGTTGTCTGTCCGCGCGGGCGAAAATTCTTGTTGCCGGCGCCGGCACGGGAAATGAGGCGGTTTTCCTCGCCGAGGACAATCCCGATTGGGAAATCACCGGCTTTGACCCTGCTCCGGAGATGATAAAAATCGCCAGATTAAAGGTTAGCGAGAAAGGGCTCGGCGGACGAATTTCTCTGGTTGAGGGATTTGCACCGGATTTAAAAAGTAAGGCGCTTTTTGATGCGGCGACCGCGATACTGGTTATGCACTTTCTGCCCGATGACGGTTCAAAAGATCAATTCGCGCGCGAAATATCAAAACGGCTCAAGCCCGGAGCAAAGTTTATTCTCACCGATCTTGAAGGGGATACGAAGAGCGAAAACTTCCGGTTGCTTGTGTCAGCGTGGAAACGGCATCTGCTCCGCATTGTGCAAGACCCCGAGAAGGTTGAGGAAACCTTTGAAAACATAATGAAAAACGTGAAGTTCCGCCCCGAAAGTAGAATCAGGGAAATACTTGAGAACGCAGGATTTGAGAAGATTGACAAGTTTTGCCAGAGCTGTCTGGCGGGTGGTTATATTGCGGTTAAATCCGCGGATTGAGTATGATTCTCAAATGAATTCTCTCGAACAAAAACTCAAAACAATGGGTTTTACATTGCCGCCCGCGCCCGCACCGGCGGGTTCGTATGTTCCGAGCACGCGTTCCGGCAACCTCATATTTGTTTCCGGGCAATTGCCGCTCAAAGACGGAAAACTGCTGTTTGAAGGGAAAGTTGGCGGTGGGGTTTCGGTTGAGCAGGCAAAAGAGTGCGCGCGCATTTGTGCGATAAACGCTCTGGCGGTTTTAAGCGTGAGCGACGGACTTGAAGCGGTGGAGCGGATAGTCAAGGTTACCGGATATGTCGCTTCGGTGGATGGATTTACCGGTCAGGCGGATGTTGTGAACGGCGCTTCTGATTTTTTCAGCGAGGTTTTCGGCAGAAAGGGCGGACATTCAAGGTCGGCGGTCGGCGTCTCCGAACTTCCTCTCGGCGCGCCCGTTGAGATTGAAGTGATAGCCGAAACTTCCGCGCCTGCGTCTTCAGAATGAAAAGAAAAATTTCCCTCTGGACTGACTGCCTTGCCGGTTCGGTTGAATCCGCGCAAATTGAAGATTTCTTGAAAAGCAGGTTGGGCGGCTTCGGTTTTGAGACACAGATGCGCGGCGAGTTGTTTGAGCAACTTTCCGAAGACCGCCGGAGGGACTTTGCGCTTTTTCTCGCGTCCATACGGATAAAGGATTTTGAAACACCGCTTGAAAGCCCGGCCGTTTGCCCGAGCGCCGAGAGCGAACTTGAGTTTTCAAAACTCCGGTCGCGCAAGACCGATTCCGATTGTGTCTATGAAGGTTTTTGGTTTCAGAGAAAACTTCACTCCGAAATTGCCCGTTTGCGTTCTCTGGACGCCGTGGCCAACCTTGTTTTTACGGGTCGGCTTTTGTGCACATGGGAACAAAGGCGTTACCACGCGCGGGTGGTTTTAATGGGTGCGGATGCGGGCACTGCACAGGTCATTTCGTCCGCAGGTGTTGTTGAGGGTCCGTCAAAACCGCCTGATTACTACTGGGCGAAAGGACGTCTTTTTCAGCAGGGATTCGCTCAAGACAGGAAAAATGAGACGCTCGCGGCTCTTGATGAAACATTTAAGGGCAAGTTCATCAAACCATCAGACCCTCTGATGGGACGGGTGGTAGCAGCTTACGGGCTGCAACCGCTTATGTATGTTATTGCGGGGAAACGGTTTTGTGAAAATCCCGATTGCTGCCTTTTTAATTCGCACCGGCAGTCCGAGGTTCTGAACGCTCAGAAAAAAGGCGGGGTTTGTCCGCAGTGCGCTGTTGTGCTTGCGCCGTAGCGGTTTCAGGATTCCATTTTTTTCAGGGTTTCGATCGCCACTCGCGCGGCTTTC
This genomic window contains:
- a CDS encoding site-specific DNA-methyltransferase, which produces MSSLNTAIVLSEQEESQDLIAIRQASVWASRYLNKNVTTSNISYLIQYGRISRYGENGTTLVSKAELVRYYEGFHGNRETNWKEKLGDDLNWLLSFDFLKEKDTTKHVHRLHPYKGKFIPQLVEYFLDSNTDEFKRETFFQPGDIVLDPFCGSGTTLVQANELGMHAIGIDVSAFNALISNAKVSKHNLNKLQKEIDEIRLSFERRIKRSKNRNFEQELLEELNIFNSKYFPSPDFKKNVRTGEINEKVYCFEKEKEFMPIFDKLVKRYRLQIEQKKNSRFLEKWFLKPVRNEIEFLFKQVGKVQDKQIRAILGIALSRTVRSCRATTHADLATLKSPVTKPYYCRKHGKICKPLFSVNSWWNRYSEDTVNRLKEFEDLRTQTSQICLQGDSRKLNLASTLSKRRKHLAERVKKDGVKGIFTSPPYVGLIDYHEQHAYAYDLFAYDRNDGLEIGPLSKGQGALARQSYIESIAEVLCNCRKYLVDDFNVFIVANDKYNLYPSIAGLADMQIVKRYKRPVLNRTEKDKAAYSEIIFHLKSVE
- the npdG gene encoding NADPH-dependent F420 reductase, which gives rise to MKISLLGGTGDIAEGLVLRWSKAGHEIFVGSRNQEKADTITAEYIEKIKALGVEPKVVGMENAQAAASSEVVVISIPPEYAADTIAGLSDSITDQIVITPVVPMAKEGKSFLFVPPSHGSSALEIKEKLPPSARLVSAYHNLPAKGLSDVDKDLNADVVICGDDEEAKAVVAKLTEDLSGLRTLDAGPLEISPMIEAITPLIVNLNVRHKKHFSVKFVD
- a CDS encoding M20/M25/M40 family metallo-hydrolase, producing the protein MATKKDIQNTEALLAELTESDGVAGYERDISAVIKSHFDKLGRVSKDRMGSLICEVAGKSASPSIMLAGHMDEIGFMIRAVTPDGFLKFTPLGGWWDQVLLAQRVKIKTSKGEVNGVIGAKPPHLIPQDERNKTVQRKSMYIDIGASSEKDVEKIGVRVGDPVVPVSEFTKLAKDGVYMAKAFDDRIGCAVVISALSAIGKSHPGTVYGVATVQEEVGVRGATTSVEAVDPDAAIILESDISGDVPGISNDESSTKLGGGPSLLLYDARMIPNLKLRDLVIDTAKKAKIPLQFATMEGGATDGAAIHLHKHGVPTVVLGVPTRHIHSHNSIIQRKDFENAVKLLVAVVKKLDEKTVKGLV
- a CDS encoding alpha/beta fold hydrolase is translated as MHRCYASRSGAERGVLGKQIEALSGYTRFPALALDMPGHGGSSGEAMTSMEDCADFVSGFCLQAGILNPILIGHSMGGRIAQIIALGGEVKPLACMLVATGVRIRVSRWSLKTVRNNYENFCVTAAQNAFASGANGRTRDVFLRRLLAQAPQSVYNDLLACDNFDISDLVGRIDVPTVIVAGSDDVLTPAKHTNFLHSKIKGSKLFVIEGAGHFMMMEKPDEFNKTVFDFLNLL
- a CDS encoding TIR domain-containing protein, with amino-acid sequence MGRKNEEVYLDMNSPSIDQKSNPKKLFHSYCHKDEQYSKELEKRLATMKRKGMIDSWHDRKIVPGSNISEKIKENIVNSDIILFLVSPDFLDSEECIKELEESFNLAKENTNKKKLIPIILRPCDWKNEPKLKIPLALPKDGQAINTWENTDEAWEDIRCGIERAVFDIEDESCFTINESFKNEFINDIGVGITHPKKEEINLNDLFVYPSVEDYISHKQNQETTSSISSRKLIEVENCSKMKIALEGEEQIGKTSLLKTLFQDLHNLNTLPIFIKGKDIKNTNIDKIISECFTHQYIGKTFSNFTEDNRGKLIIIDDWHLAKIDQESRDQILQQIDEKSYGLIISINNTYNIAEHQLKTSKEISKFEHYQIKPFGHRLRAQLIEKWLLIGENQEYESNSEFIKQSDIYKTNIDSILGKTIIPARPLFIILILRMKEIGTSHQELNLTSYGHYYQFLVFGCLNQTAKIPQQKIDLYLNYLTELSYFIFRQQNKTISKQILESFNQSYSEKFPPTKTSFIEIIDKLKKGKLLSIDNSGQYCFKYEYIYYYFVSKYLAENISDKKIKCTITHLCSKLHNKDYANIMVFVSHHSKEDSVLDEIILTALSLYENEPPASLNKESVSFIQDVIESFKTPQLESANYKEERERRWETKDEKERKEDCEKDSGEEDAADTASKLHQGIKTIEILGQILRNRYGSLQTTKQIQIFTEGQNLGLRMLGNFHNLLAETDIDLLAEEIAKLKKKNKTQSEKEILARLMAYLGYVVTFGFMKKISLSLGSENVLSIADRVNGKLNTPASKLINFFIHQWFEKRLDFEEIKKMKKIFSNNPFATRILTDFIRDYIEMHPVTSREIHSIAGLFNIPIDKQIMIQEENR
- a CDS encoding YjbQ family protein, coding for MASEIKSFTVNTQGNTDIIDITAQVGEIVAECPFSEGTATVFAPGSTAGITTIEFESGAVADFKAAFERIAPEGIEYAHNARWGDGNGHSHVRAALLGASFSVPFADSRPLLGTWQQIVLVDFDNRPRERKIIVRTTS
- a CDS encoding TdeIII family type II restriction endonuclease, whose translation is MSLSEEKKEEIKTLISEIIEKKLEKYSPESSYMPFLTCLLQDSKRVASYSFTHSLATSLGTSFYEQVSTIILNNCCDEVCRQYPIKGDISKSQKTEIDSIVTGLGNGQRTPNIEKETNEVLRVQSTNGNPQDDGRIADLYMKRDGEEHFFEIKTAKPNKGGFKSFKIQLLEWVARKQKKVKVYLAIPYNPYHPKPYERFTMKKYFKLGEDALVGEQYWTFIGGEGTYEDLLEVFDEIGKFYKKKISVKLKEVSRVNVIS